A single genomic interval of Antarcticibacterium arcticum harbors:
- a CDS encoding response regulator: MGQKIELACIIDDDKIYVNLVKKIIEIKHLSENLLIFKNGLEALEYFKVILTNMTEEKLPDIIFLDLNMPVMDGWEFLGEFIKIKNNFDKKITLYVVSSSIDPRDLERAKSFNLVTDYLIKPIELKKFEQIFEKNVA, translated from the coding sequence ATGGGGCAAAAAATAGAATTGGCGTGTATCATCGATGATGATAAGATATACGTTAACCTGGTGAAGAAGATCATTGAGATCAAACACCTTTCTGAAAATCTTTTAATCTTCAAAAATGGGCTGGAAGCACTGGAATATTTCAAAGTGATTCTAACCAATATGACCGAGGAAAAACTTCCGGATATTATCTTCCTGGATCTCAACATGCCTGTAATGGATGGCTGGGAATTCCTTGGGGAGTTTATAAAGATCAAAAACAACTTTGACAAGAAGATCACACTATATGTGGTTTCTTCCTCAATTGATCCAAGAGATCTGGAAAGGGCGAAATCATTTAACCTGGTAACAGATTATTTGATCAAGCCTATAGAATTGAAGAAGTTTGAGCAGATCTTTGAAAAAAACGTCGCTTAA
- a CDS encoding DUF4097 family beta strand repeat-containing protein, translating to MKHFLILFFSFCFLGSFAQKDTAVEVDAKGIKKIYILAEEVFRINLKTSETNKITLTSHSEGEYYNDISLDMKVEQEQITLTSNFPAQLQNGYDKLSAHKVFSLEIMLEIPEGLEVYVRSSQASLRGRGNFNYLEAELKSGYCQLTNFTGNALINTYSGNIEMETSNAVFTALSRNGKVLQSGFSRGDHKIELRSITGDISVWEN from the coding sequence ATGAAACATTTCCTTATCCTATTCTTTAGTTTTTGTTTTCTTGGCAGTTTTGCCCAGAAAGACACTGCTGTTGAGGTTGATGCAAAGGGAATTAAAAAAATATATATCCTTGCTGAAGAAGTATTCAGGATAAATTTAAAAACTTCAGAAACAAATAAAATTACCCTTACCTCCCATTCTGAGGGCGAATATTATAACGATATCTCGCTGGATATGAAAGTAGAGCAGGAACAAATTACCCTTACTTCAAATTTCCCTGCCCAATTGCAGAATGGGTATGACAAATTAAGCGCTCACAAGGTTTTCTCCCTTGAAATAATGCTGGAGATACCGGAAGGTCTGGAAGTGTATGTGCGCTCTAGCCAGGCTTCCCTGAGGGGGAGGGGAAATTTTAATTACCTGGAGGCAGAATTAAAATCAGGATATTGCCAACTTACCAACTTTACCGGAAATGCGCTTATTAATACTTACAGCGGCAATATTGAAATGGAGACCTCTAATGCAGTTTTTACGGCTCTTTCGCGAAACGGAAAAGTGTTACAAAGTGGATTTTCCAGGGGGGATCATAAAATTGAACTGCGCTCCATTACCGGCGATATTAGCGTGTGGGAAAACTAA
- a CDS encoding 5-formyltetrahydrofolate cyclo-ligase, giving the protein MKSNLREKYISLRESLSSETIEERSMEIANNSLKMDIWGHSFYHIFLSISAKKEIDTTPVLHILQGKDKNILLSRSYFATREMKHYLLTDNTTIKTNKWGIPEPEGGLEVPASQIDVVFVPLLAFDETGHRVGYGKGFYDIFLSGCKKEVIKVGLSLFEAEEKIPGILESDVPLDYCITPTRIYNFKKD; this is encoded by the coding sequence ATGAAGAGTAATTTAAGAGAAAAATACATATCCCTGCGGGAAAGCCTTTCTTCCGAAACAATTGAAGAAAGGAGTATGGAAATAGCCAATAATTCACTTAAAATGGATATTTGGGGCCACAGTTTTTATCACATTTTTCTGAGCATTTCGGCAAAAAAGGAAATTGACACAACCCCTGTTTTGCATATTTTGCAGGGAAAAGATAAGAATATCCTGTTGTCGAGAAGTTATTTTGCAACCCGTGAAATGAAGCATTATTTACTTACAGATAATACCACCATAAAAACGAATAAATGGGGAATCCCTGAGCCCGAAGGCGGCCTGGAAGTTCCCGCATCACAAATTGATGTGGTGTTCGTGCCGTTATTAGCCTTTGACGAAACGGGCCACCGGGTAGGTTACGGAAAGGGATTTTATGATATTTTCCTCTCGGGTTGTAAAAAAGAAGTAATCAAAGTGGGGCTTTCCCTTTTTGAAGCCGAAGAAAAGATCCCGGGAATCCTGGAAAGCGATGTGCCATTGGATTATTGCATCACTCCCACACGTATTTATAATTTCAAAAAAGACTAA
- a CDS encoding lipoprotein signal peptidase: MSIKKASLIIILILLIDQISKFYIKTNFVLGEEIKVFNWFSILFVENEGMAWGAKIPGEYGKLLLTLFRLGAIVGIAYWLWDSVRNNGARVLIIAISFIFAGAFGNIIDSVFYGMIFTDSYGRVAEFMPEAGGYAGIFHGKVVDMLYFPLYDGPLPSWIPFWGGDNFTFFEPVFNVADTAISTGVGLLLFFNKKAFPDKKEEEIKERAAGN, encoded by the coding sequence ATGTCTATAAAAAAAGCAAGCCTTATAATAATTTTGATCCTTTTGATAGATCAGATCTCGAAATTTTACATAAAGACCAATTTTGTTCTTGGTGAAGAGATAAAAGTATTTAACTGGTTCAGCATTTTGTTTGTAGAAAATGAAGGAATGGCCTGGGGTGCTAAAATTCCCGGGGAGTATGGAAAACTATTGCTCACCCTTTTTCGTCTTGGAGCTATAGTGGGTATTGCATATTGGCTATGGGATTCTGTAAGGAACAATGGAGCAAGAGTTCTCATAATAGCGATCTCTTTTATCTTTGCAGGAGCTTTCGGCAATATTATAGATTCGGTATTTTATGGAATGATCTTTACAGATAGTTACGGGAGGGTAGCCGAGTTCATGCCCGAGGCCGGAGGTTATGCCGGTATATTTCACGGGAAAGTAGTAGATATGCTTTATTTCCCATTATATGACGGGCCGCTGCCATCCTGGATCCCTTTTTGGGGTGGTGATAATTTCACCTTCTTTGAACCGGTATTTAATGTGGCAGATACCGCAATAAGCACAGGTGTAGGTCTCCTGTTATTTTTCAATAAGAAAGCATTCCCAGATAAAAAGGAAGAGGAAATAAAAGAAAGGGCCGCAGGAAATTAA
- a CDS encoding TraR/DksA family transcriptional regulator: MSTEIKERFNDAELAEFKELIQSKIAKAQEQLALYKSAYVNDGNNGTDDTSPTFKAFEEGSETLSKEANSQLAIRQEKFIRDLKNALVRIENKTYGICRVTGKLINKDRLKLVPHATLSIEAKNLQR; this comes from the coding sequence ATGTCAACAGAAATTAAAGAACGCTTTAACGATGCTGAGTTAGCCGAATTTAAGGAGCTAATCCAGTCAAAGATCGCCAAGGCACAGGAGCAACTGGCACTTTATAAGAGTGCTTACGTGAACGATGGTAACAACGGGACAGATGATACTTCCCCAACATTTAAGGCATTTGAAGAGGGTAGTGAAACCCTTAGCAAAGAAGCGAATTCTCAGCTGGCCATTAGACAGGAAAAATTTATCAGGGATCTTAAAAACGCCCTTGTTCGTATTGAAAACAAAACCTACGGCATTTGCAGGGTAACCGGGAAACTTATTAATAAGGACCGTCTAAAACTGGTTCCCCACGCAACTTTAAGTATAGAAGCAAAAAATCTACAGCGTTAA
- a CDS encoding sensor histidine kinase, giving the protein MLNDLQLNSILEDFDIAYWKIDLLTKEITWSEHFEALVGTPSTDVSLFEHFINQVLHRDYRYDFRVGFENLTSASLSFNKEVKLKINDKYRWFECRNLKSRENNNKETAVLLFVNIHQSKRDQYTIEENFFYYRETAEMTSTGGWYIDTLAPAIYWDDVTKKILDCPRDFHLNYDERLRFYAKEHQGIALSMFEKCEKYGIPFKIELKMVTLYGREFWVRATGKPVYNDDQEITGIRGVFQDIDDNKNNEINLQNSLDIIAAQNSRLFNFAHVVSHNLRSHSSNLSLVVQLLTESKNAQDKLDLLDNIISISDNLDGAIMHLNSMVTHQNLLTKERRKVKFSAALDVVIASVSSLVNRESANIISDFKELEEINYIPEYLESILLNLITNAIRYKHQGRKPVIFIQSYLVNDHPYLEVSDNGSGIDLDQYGDKMFGMYKTFHRNPDAKGIGLFITRNQVETMGGSISVTSTVNIGTTFKIKF; this is encoded by the coding sequence ATGCTCAACGACCTTCAGTTAAACAGTATATTAGAAGATTTTGATATTGCCTACTGGAAAATCGATCTTCTTACAAAAGAAATTACCTGGTCTGAACATTTTGAGGCTCTTGTAGGAACCCCATCTACAGATGTTTCCCTCTTCGAACATTTTATAAACCAAGTACTTCACAGGGATTACCGTTATGACTTTAGGGTTGGTTTTGAGAATCTTACTTCGGCCTCCTTAAGTTTCAATAAGGAAGTTAAGCTTAAGATTAACGACAAATACCGCTGGTTTGAATGCCGCAATTTGAAAAGTCGCGAGAACAACAATAAGGAGACAGCAGTTTTATTATTTGTAAATATTCACCAAAGCAAAAGAGACCAGTACACTATTGAGGAAAATTTCTTTTACTATCGGGAAACAGCCGAAATGACCTCAACCGGAGGCTGGTATATCGATACTCTGGCCCCCGCCATTTACTGGGATGATGTTACCAAAAAGATCCTGGATTGCCCCAGGGATTTTCACCTGAATTATGATGAACGGCTACGTTTCTATGCAAAAGAGCATCAGGGAATAGCGCTCTCCATGTTTGAAAAGTGCGAAAAATACGGCATCCCTTTTAAGATCGAATTAAAAATGGTCACCCTTTACGGAAGGGAATTTTGGGTTAGAGCCACCGGAAAACCGGTATATAATGATGACCAGGAAATTACAGGCATAAGGGGCGTATTTCAGGATATTGATGATAATAAGAACAACGAAATAAATCTTCAAAATTCCCTCGATATCATTGCTGCGCAAAATTCCCGTCTATTTAATTTTGCGCATGTGGTTTCACACAATTTGAGATCCCATAGCAGTAATTTAAGCCTGGTAGTACAGCTATTAACCGAGTCTAAGAACGCGCAGGATAAGCTGGACCTGCTTGATAATATTATAAGCATATCAGATAACCTTGACGGGGCCATCATGCATTTGAACAGTATGGTGACGCATCAAAACCTGCTTACCAAAGAGCGCCGCAAGGTGAAATTCAGCGCTGCACTGGACGTGGTAATTGCTTCTGTCTCTTCCCTGGTGAACCGTGAAAGCGCAAATATCATCTCAGATTTTAAAGAATTAGAAGAAATTAATTATATTCCTGAATATCTTGAAAGTATTTTACTAAATTTAATTACAAATGCGATCAGGTATAAACATCAGGGTAGGAAACCTGTTATTTTTATACAATCCTATCTCGTTAATGACCACCCCTATCTGGAAGTGAGTGATAACGGGAGTGGGATAGACCTGGACCAGTACGGGGACAAAATGTTCGGGATGTATAAAACCTTTCACAGAAATCCTGACGCAAAGGGAATTGGCTTGTTTATCACCAGAAATCAGGTGGAAACGATGGGAGGGTCAATTTCAGTTACCAGTACCGTAAATATTGGTACTACCTTTAAAATTAAATTTTAG
- a CDS encoding TonB-dependent receptor plug domain-containing protein, with translation MIRGFSTNRLLLTVDGVRMNNAIFRSGNIQNIISIDPLAVNHTEVLLGPGSVIYGSDAIGGVMNFFTLKPRFSFKEERINGNVLTRYSTANEEKTTHGDINFGFEKWAFLTSVTYSDFGNLKMGSHGPEDYLRGEYVEIRNGEDQLVQNKDPRVQVPTGYNQINLLQKIAWQPNDIWDITLGAYYSTTSDFSRYDRLYQKRNGQFRSAQWYYGPQTWFLGNLQLSKKGNGKLYDKAKFTGAYQYFGESRHDRNFKKEILYSTSEKVDAYSANLDFEKGFIKDKLFYGVEYVINYISSRGGGENIFNGTAASHPARYPDGSSWQSLAAYTGYQMELHNNFHMQFGARYNAIILRANFKDSFYELPYSNANLNTGALTGSVGINWQARKNLTWKANVATAFRAPNIDDVGKIFDSEPGSVVVPNPQLKPEYAYNAEMGVNWKVTEHIIFDLSSFYTILDNAMVRRDFNLNGERTLVYQGEINNIQAIQNAAGAWVYGFEGGWKLSFPLLYNGSPNSQ, from the coding sequence ATGATAAGGGGGTTTTCCACCAACAGATTATTACTCACGGTAGACGGGGTTCGTATGAACAATGCCATTTTTAGAAGTGGGAATATTCAGAATATTATATCAATAGACCCACTGGCGGTGAACCATACAGAGGTGCTTCTGGGGCCGGGATCTGTTATTTACGGAAGTGATGCCATAGGGGGCGTAATGAATTTCTTTACCCTGAAACCCCGTTTCTCCTTTAAGGAAGAAAGGATTAACGGAAATGTTTTAACCCGCTATTCCACGGCTAATGAGGAAAAAACAACCCATGGAGATATTAATTTTGGTTTTGAAAAATGGGCGTTTTTGACCAGTGTTACATATTCAGATTTTGGGAACCTGAAAATGGGGAGTCACGGGCCTGAAGATTACTTGCGGGGGGAATATGTGGAGATAAGGAATGGTGAAGACCAGCTTGTACAAAACAAAGACCCGAGGGTACAGGTGCCCACCGGATACAATCAGATCAATTTACTTCAAAAAATAGCCTGGCAGCCCAACGATATATGGGATATCACACTGGGGGCTTATTATTCCACCACTTCAGATTTCTCCCGCTATGACCGTTTATATCAAAAACGCAATGGACAGTTTCGTTCAGCCCAGTGGTATTACGGACCTCAAACATGGTTCCTTGGCAATCTTCAGCTAAGCAAAAAGGGTAATGGGAAACTGTATGACAAAGCTAAATTTACCGGCGCTTACCAATATTTTGGTGAAAGCCGGCATGATCGCAATTTTAAAAAAGAAATCCTTTATTCCACCAGTGAAAAAGTTGATGCGTACTCGGCAAACCTTGATTTTGAAAAAGGTTTCATCAAGGATAAGCTTTTCTACGGCGTGGAATATGTAATAAATTATATAAGTTCACGGGGCGGAGGAGAAAATATCTTTAACGGGACAGCGGCCAGCCATCCTGCCAGATATCCCGATGGTTCCTCATGGCAATCCCTGGCCGCCTATACCGGTTACCAGATGGAACTGCATAACAATTTTCATATGCAATTTGGAGCCCGATATAACGCGATAATTCTGAGGGCTAATTTTAAAGATTCTTTTTACGAGTTGCCTTATTCCAATGCCAATCTTAACACCGGTGCTCTCACGGGAAGTGTAGGGATTAATTGGCAGGCCAGGAAAAACCTGACCTGGAAAGCAAATGTTGCAACTGCCTTCAGGGCCCCCAATATTGACGATGTAGGTAAGATCTTTGATTCAGAACCTGGATCTGTGGTGGTGCCTAATCCACAATTAAAGCCGGAATATGCATACAATGCTGAAATGGGCGTAAACTGGAAAGTTACAGAACATATTATTTTTGACCTCTCCTCATTCTATACAATCCTCGATAATGCAATGGTGCGCCGGGATTTTAATCTTAATGGCGAACGTACTTTGGTTTATCAGGGGGAGATCAATAATATTCAGGCAATACAGAATGCGGCCGGGGCCTGGGTATACGGTTTTGAGGGGGGCTGGAAGTTAAGTTTTCCCCTTCTTTACAATGGATCTCCCAACTCACAATAA
- the ileS gene encoding isoleucine--tRNA ligase → MNTKFAEYKGLDLPKVAEEILSYWKENDIFEKSVTTREGKEPFVFFEGPPSANGLPGIHHVMARAIKDIFCRYKTQKGYQVKRKAGWDTHGLPIELGVEKELGITKEDIGTKISVEKYNEACKNAVMRYTDVWNDLTEKMGYWVDMGDPYVTYKSKYMETVWWLLSEIYKKDLIYKGYTIQPYSPKAGTGLSSHELNQPGTYQDVTDTTVTAMFKTKRDTLPEFLLDIAPEIYIIAWTTTPWTLPANTALTVGPKIDYVTVQTYNQYTFLPVTIIVAKDLAEKQFDKKFKKVENPEGLKAYKQGDKIPYYIGKSFKGKDLVEIRYDQLLPYVQPFEHPENAFRVIAGDFVTTEDGTGIVHTSPTFGADDALVAKQASPEVPPLLVKDENDNLVPIVDLQGKFIKEIGEFGGKYVKNEYYNEGEAPERSVDVEIAIKLKEENRAFKVEKYVHSYPNCWRTDKPILYYPLDSWFIKVTAFKDRMFELNKEINWKPQSTGEGRFGNWLANANDWNLSRSRYWGIPLPIWRTEDGKEEIIIGSIEELKTEIGKSVEAGFMKNDVFEGFEVGNMTEENYDKVDLHKNVVDGIVLVSASGKPMNREADLIDVWFDSGSMPYAQWHYPFENKEMVEAGERKADFIAEGVDQTRGWFYTLHAIATMIFDDVAYKNVVSNGLVLDKNGQKMSKRLGNAADPFTTLSTYGADATRWYMISNANPWDNLKFDLEGIGEVSRKFFGTLYNTYSFFTLYANLDKFKYSEDDIPMEQRPEIDRWILSELNTLIKKVDKFYAEYEPTRATRAISEFVQENLSNWYVRLSRRRFWKGDYEQDKISAYQTLYTCLVAVAKMSAPVAPFFMEKLYRDLNAVTGKEAYESVHLANFPEYNKELVDKDLEHKMEKAQTISSLVLSLRKKEMIKVRQPLQRIMIPVFDERQKAEITAVEDLIKSEVNVKEIQLIDDASGLLVKQAKPNFKVLGPRYGKDMKAVVEIINNFQAQDIALLEQDGKYEVEINGKMTKLVPEDVVITSQDIEGWLVASSGKITVALDVHISEELKMEGIARELVNRIQNLRKDSGLEVTDTINVTLLKDGIVEDAVSKNINYIKNETLTASLEFADVVTDGTLIEFDDVTTKLCIKKH, encoded by the coding sequence ATGAACACAAAGTTCGCTGAATATAAAGGACTTGACCTTCCAAAAGTAGCTGAAGAAATTCTGAGCTATTGGAAGGAGAATGATATTTTTGAAAAAAGCGTAACTACACGTGAAGGAAAAGAGCCATTTGTATTTTTTGAAGGCCCTCCTTCTGCTAATGGATTACCGGGAATTCACCACGTGATGGCCCGGGCCATTAAAGATATTTTTTGCCGTTATAAAACCCAGAAAGGTTATCAGGTCAAAAGAAAGGCGGGATGGGATACCCATGGCCTGCCTATTGAACTGGGTGTTGAAAAAGAACTGGGGATTACCAAAGAAGACATTGGAACCAAAATAAGCGTAGAAAAATACAACGAGGCTTGTAAGAATGCCGTGATGCGCTATACCGATGTTTGGAATGATCTTACTGAAAAGATGGGTTATTGGGTAGATATGGGAGATCCATATGTAACCTATAAATCCAAATATATGGAAACAGTGTGGTGGCTGCTTTCAGAAATCTATAAAAAAGACCTTATTTATAAAGGTTACACCATCCAGCCGTATTCTCCAAAAGCCGGAACAGGTTTAAGTTCTCACGAGCTTAACCAACCCGGAACCTATCAGGATGTTACAGACACTACGGTAACAGCAATGTTTAAAACCAAAAGAGATACTCTACCGGAATTTTTACTGGATATAGCTCCTGAAATATATATTATTGCCTGGACCACCACTCCCTGGACTCTTCCGGCCAATACTGCATTAACTGTTGGGCCTAAAATTGACTATGTAACCGTGCAAACCTATAATCAATATACGTTCCTGCCCGTAACCATAATTGTTGCAAAAGACCTTGCGGAAAAGCAATTTGATAAGAAATTTAAAAAAGTTGAAAATCCCGAAGGTTTAAAAGCCTACAAACAGGGGGATAAGATCCCGTATTACATTGGAAAAAGTTTCAAGGGGAAAGATCTGGTTGAAATTAGATACGACCAATTACTTCCTTATGTTCAGCCATTTGAGCATCCTGAAAATGCTTTCAGGGTAATTGCCGGCGACTTTGTTACTACAGAGGATGGAACAGGAATAGTGCATACCTCCCCAACTTTTGGAGCAGATGATGCCCTGGTTGCAAAACAGGCCAGCCCGGAAGTGCCGCCCTTGCTGGTGAAAGATGAGAATGATAACCTGGTACCTATTGTAGATCTTCAGGGTAAATTTATTAAGGAGATAGGAGAATTTGGCGGGAAGTATGTTAAGAACGAATATTATAATGAAGGAGAAGCGCCGGAACGATCTGTAGACGTTGAGATCGCAATAAAATTAAAAGAAGAGAACAGGGCTTTTAAAGTTGAAAAATATGTTCACAGCTATCCCAATTGCTGGAGAACAGATAAGCCAATATTATATTATCCATTGGATTCCTGGTTCATAAAAGTAACCGCTTTCAAGGATAGAATGTTTGAATTGAACAAAGAGATCAACTGGAAGCCACAATCTACCGGGGAAGGCCGTTTTGGAAACTGGCTTGCAAATGCCAATGACTGGAACCTTTCCAGGAGCAGGTACTGGGGTATTCCATTACCCATCTGGCGTACTGAAGATGGTAAAGAAGAGATCATTATTGGTTCAATTGAAGAATTAAAAACGGAGATTGGAAAGTCCGTTGAAGCCGGATTCATGAAAAACGATGTTTTTGAAGGTTTCGAAGTTGGTAATATGACAGAGGAGAATTATGATAAGGTAGATCTTCACAAAAATGTTGTAGACGGGATCGTGCTGGTTTCAGCCTCAGGAAAACCTATGAACCGTGAGGCAGATCTTATTGATGTATGGTTTGATTCTGGTTCTATGCCCTATGCTCAATGGCATTATCCTTTTGAAAATAAGGAAATGGTGGAAGCGGGTGAACGTAAGGCCGATTTCATTGCTGAAGGTGTTGACCAGACCAGAGGATGGTTCTATACCCTGCATGCCATTGCCACTATGATCTTTGATGATGTGGCATATAAGAATGTAGTATCAAACGGGCTTGTGCTGGATAAGAACGGGCAAAAAATGTCCAAACGCCTGGGCAACGCCGCAGATCCTTTTACTACCCTTTCAACCTATGGGGCAGATGCTACCAGGTGGTATATGATCTCCAATGCCAACCCCTGGGACAACTTAAAATTTGATTTGGAAGGCATAGGAGAAGTGAGCAGGAAGTTTTTCGGGACTTTATACAATACCTATTCCTTCTTCACTTTGTATGCAAATCTGGATAAATTTAAATATTCTGAAGATGATATTCCTATGGAGCAGCGTCCTGAAATTGACCGCTGGATCCTTTCGGAATTAAATACGCTTATCAAGAAAGTTGATAAATTTTATGCTGAATATGAACCTACCAGAGCCACTCGCGCCATTTCTGAATTTGTTCAGGAAAATCTGAGCAACTGGTATGTGCGGTTAAGCCGAAGAAGATTCTGGAAAGGCGATTATGAGCAGGATAAAATTTCAGCGTATCAAACTCTTTACACCTGTTTAGTAGCAGTTGCAAAAATGAGTGCGCCGGTAGCGCCGTTCTTTATGGAAAAGCTGTACCGGGACCTGAACGCGGTTACGGGGAAAGAGGCTTATGAATCTGTTCACCTCGCAAATTTCCCAGAGTATAACAAAGAACTGGTAGATAAAGATCTGGAGCATAAAATGGAAAAGGCACAAACCATTTCATCCCTGGTTTTGTCACTTAGAAAAAAGGAAATGATAAAAGTGCGCCAGCCATTGCAGCGCATTATGATACCTGTATTTGATGAGCGCCAAAAAGCCGAAATTACAGCGGTAGAAGACCTTATAAAATCTGAGGTGAATGTGAAGGAGATCCAGCTTATAGATGACGCTTCCGGCCTATTGGTAAAACAGGCAAAACCAAATTTCAAAGTACTTGGGCCTCGATACGGGAAGGATATGAAAGCCGTAGTTGAAATTATCAATAATTTCCAGGCTCAGGATATAGCTTTGCTTGAGCAGGATGGAAAATATGAGGTTGAGATTAATGGAAAAATGACTAAATTGGTTCCTGAAGATGTAGTAATTACCTCACAGGATATAGAGGGCTGGTTAGTTGCCAGCAGCGGTAAAATTACCGTAGCCCTGGACGTCCATATTTCCGAAGAATTAAAAATGGAAGGTATTGCCCGGGAATTGGTTAACCGGATCCAGAATTTGAGAAAAGATTCAGGATTGGAAGTAACCGATACCATAAATGTGACCCTACTGAAAGATGGCATTGTCGAGGATGCTGTCTCAAAAAATATAAATTATATTAAGAACGAAACACTCACTGCAAGCCTCGAATTTGCAGACGTGGTTACAGATGGCACGCTAATTGAGTTCGACGATGTGACCACCAAATTGTGTATCAAAAAACATTAA
- a CDS encoding peptidase associated/transthyretin-like domain-containing protein, with product MRLLILVLGLFSCVTVMGQEVVVLDKGTKEPLSYVAIYNRNKSTTTFTAGQGKADLSKFKSREIIIFKHISHLEFSATKAEILASGGKVFLTLDESRLEEVVLSVSRFKQKSKEVPQKTISIKPEDIAFHNPQTSADLLQSTGKIFVQKSQLGAVVL from the coding sequence ATGCGGTTATTAATACTTGTCCTGGGGCTTTTTTCCTGTGTAACAGTAATGGGACAAGAGGTGGTGGTCCTGGATAAGGGAACAAAGGAACCTTTATCCTATGTGGCCATATACAACAGGAATAAATCTACAACTACTTTTACTGCAGGACAGGGAAAAGCAGATTTAAGCAAATTTAAGTCGCGGGAGATCATCATATTTAAACATATTTCCCATCTTGAATTTTCGGCTACTAAAGCAGAGATACTTGCTTCCGGCGGGAAAGTATTTCTCACGCTGGATGAAAGCCGGCTGGAGGAGGTAGTTCTTTCTGTTTCCAGATTTAAGCAGAAAAGTAAGGAAGTTCCCCAGAAGACCATAAGTATAAAACCCGAAGATATTGCATTTCACAATCCGCAAACTTCAGCAGATCTTTTACAAAGCACCGGGAAAATATTTGTTCAGAAGAGTCAATTGGGGGCGGTAGTCCTATGA